In one Pseudomonas purpurea genomic region, the following are encoded:
- the ligA gene encoding NAD-dependent DNA ligase LigA, translated as MTAAENRILALRAELDQHNYRYHVLDEPSIPDAEYDRLFHELKALEAANPELVTSDSPTQRVGSAALSAFTQVRHEVPMLSLGNAFEETDMREFDRRVTEGLDLPAGDLFGGGAAVEYSCEPKLDGLAVSLLYQDGVLVRGATRGDGTTGEDISVNVRTVRNIPLKLQGSGWPATLEVRGEVFMSKAGFERLNATQLEVGGKTFANPRNAAAGSLRQLDSKITASRPLEFCCYGIGQVSADIADTHIGNLQQLKVWGMPVSRELKLARGIDECLDYYRDIGERRNGLAYEIDGVVFKVNSIASQRELGFRAREPRWAIAHKFPAMEELTELLDVEFQVGRTGAVTPVARLKPVKVAGVTVSNATLHNMDEVARLGLMIGDTVIIRRAGDVIPQVVQVVIERRPEDARAVQIPESCPVCGSHVERTQLVKRSKGRETVSEGAVYRCVGRLACGAQLKQAIIHFVSRRALDIEGLGEKIVEQLVDEGLVNSPADLYALTFEQIVDLEGFAELSSKNLLSAIADSKKPGLARFIYALGIPDVGEETAKVLARSLASLERVQQALPEVLTYLPDVGLEVAYEIHSFFTDAHNQQVIEELLTHGLQIQDQGELGAEFAASTTLGGMIDKLHIPSVGPGGAQKLADKFGSLQAVIEADWLDMRQALPEKQANAVREFFAVEQNRQLALGAEQQLRDFGMHWHSEKKVVEGLPLAGQTWVLTGSLELMSRDVAKDKLESLGAKVAGSVSAKTHCVVAGPGAGSKLAKANELGLKVLDEEAFVAFLKDHDIPV; from the coding sequence ATGACCGCCGCCGAAAACCGCATCCTAGCGCTGCGTGCTGAGCTGGATCAGCACAACTACCGTTACCACGTACTCGACGAGCCGAGCATTCCAGACGCCGAGTACGACCGGTTGTTCCACGAGCTCAAGGCGCTGGAAGCGGCCAACCCCGAGCTGGTCACCTCTGATTCACCGACCCAGCGCGTGGGCAGCGCGGCGCTGTCGGCGTTCACTCAGGTCAGGCACGAAGTGCCGATGCTCAGTCTCGGCAACGCGTTCGAAGAAACCGACATGCGCGAGTTCGATCGTCGGGTCACCGAAGGTCTGGACCTGCCGGCGGGCGATTTGTTTGGCGGTGGCGCGGCGGTTGAGTACAGCTGCGAGCCAAAACTCGATGGCCTGGCGGTGAGCCTGTTGTATCAGGACGGCGTGCTGGTACGCGGCGCCACGCGCGGCGACGGCACCACCGGTGAAGACATCAGCGTCAATGTGCGCACGGTGCGCAACATTCCGCTCAAGCTGCAAGGCAGTGGCTGGCCGGCGACGCTGGAAGTGCGTGGCGAAGTGTTCATGTCCAAGGCCGGTTTCGAGCGGCTCAACGCGACGCAGCTGGAAGTTGGTGGCAAGACCTTCGCCAACCCGCGCAACGCGGCGGCGGGCAGTCTGCGCCAACTGGACTCGAAGATTACCGCCAGTCGTCCGCTGGAGTTCTGTTGCTATGGCATCGGTCAGGTCTCGGCGGACATTGCCGACACCCACATCGGTAATTTGCAGCAACTCAAAGTATGGGGGATGCCAGTCAGCCGTGAGCTGAAACTGGCCCGCGGAATCGACGAATGCCTGGACTATTACCGTGACATTGGCGAGCGCCGCAATGGGCTCGCGTATGAAATCGACGGTGTGGTGTTCAAGGTCAACAGCATTGCTTCCCAGCGTGAACTGGGTTTCCGCGCTCGCGAGCCGCGCTGGGCAATTGCTCATAAATTCCCGGCGATGGAAGAGCTCACCGAGCTGCTCGATGTGGAATTCCAGGTCGGCCGAACCGGTGCGGTGACGCCGGTCGCACGCCTGAAACCGGTCAAGGTCGCGGGTGTCACCGTGTCCAATGCCACCTTGCACAACATGGACGAAGTGGCGCGTCTGGGCTTGATGATCGGCGACACGGTGATCATCCGTCGCGCCGGTGACGTGATCCCGCAAGTGGTGCAAGTGGTCATCGAGCGTCGCCCGGAGGACGCCCGGGCGGTGCAGATTCCCGAGAGCTGCCCGGTCTGTGGTTCCCATGTCGAGCGCACGCAACTGGTCAAGCGCAGCAAGGGCCGCGAAACCGTCAGCGAGGGCGCGGTGTATCGCTGCGTCGGGCGTCTGGCGTGTGGTGCGCAGCTCAAGCAGGCGATCATTCATTTCGTTTCGCGCCGGGCGCTGGACATCGAAGGGCTGGGGGAGAAGATTGTCGAGCAACTGGTCGATGAAGGTCTGGTGAACTCGCCGGCAGACCTCTACGCCTTGACCTTCGAGCAAATCGTCGACCTGGAAGGTTTTGCCGAGTTGTCGAGCAAGAACCTGCTGAGTGCCATCGCCGACAGTAAAAAGCCGGGCCTGGCCCGGTTCATCTACGCCCTCGGTATTCCGGATGTCGGTGAAGAGACAGCCAAGGTCCTGGCGCGCTCGTTGGCGTCGCTGGAGCGGGTTCAGCAGGCGTTGCCCGAAGTACTGACGTACTTGCCGGATGTCGGGCTGGAAGTCGCCTACGAGATTCATAGCTTCTTTACGGATGCGCATAACCAGCAGGTGATCGAAGAGCTGCTCACGCATGGTCTCCAGATTCAGGATCAGGGTGAACTGGGCGCCGAGTTTGCGGCCAGCACCACATTGGGCGGGATGATCGACAAGCTGCACATTCCGTCGGTCGGGCCGGGCGGGGCACAGAAGCTCGCCGACAAGTTCGGCTCGCTGCAAGCGGTCATCGAGGCCGATTGGCTGGACATGCGTCAAGCGCTGCCGGAAAAGCAGGCCAATGCGGTTCGGGAGTTCTTCGCCGTCGAGCAAAACCGGCAACTGGCGCTGGGGGCCGAGCAGCAATTGCGTGATTTCGGCATGCATTGGCACAGCGAGAAGAAAGTCGTCGAAGGCCTGCCGCTGGCCGGTCAGACGTGGGTCCTGACGGGCTCGCTGGAGCTGATGAGTCGCGATGTGGCCAAGGACAAACTCGAAAGTCTGGGTGCGAAGGTTGCCGGTTCTGTTTCGGCGAAGACCCACTGTGTGGTGGCAGGTCCCGGCGCCGGCTCCAAGTTGGCCAAGGCCAATGAGCTGGGGTTGAAGGTGTTGGACGAAGAAGCGTTTGTCGCGTTTCTGAAGGATCACGATATTCCGGTCTGA
- the zipA gene encoding cell division protein ZipA yields the protein MEIGLREWLIVIGIIVIAGILFDGWRRMRGGKGKLKFRLDRSLSNLPEEDAGAELLGPPRVLDTHKEPLLDEHDLPSVSMPAREPRESGSKRGKRSGEPAQGDLNLNLDLDGGPSFNSRDDDFPDEGKASSPAVDKDQPQAEEVLVISVICRDAAGFKGPALLQNILESGLRFGEMDIFHRHESMAGNGEVLFSMANAVKPGIFDLDDIDHFSTPAVSFFLGLPGPRHPKQAFDVMVAAARKLSQELNGELKDDQRSVLTAQTIEHYRQRIVEFERRALTQKR from the coding sequence ATGGAAATCGGTCTGCGCGAGTGGCTGATCGTCATCGGCATTATTGTTATTGCCGGTATTCTTTTTGATGGCTGGCGGCGCATGCGCGGCGGCAAGGGCAAGCTCAAGTTCCGTCTGGACCGAAGCCTGTCGAACCTGCCGGAAGAAGACGCCGGCGCCGAGCTGCTGGGCCCGCCCCGTGTGCTGGACACCCATAAAGAACCGTTGCTCGACGAGCACGATCTGCCGTCGGTCAGCATGCCGGCCAGAGAGCCGCGTGAGTCGGGCTCCAAGCGTGGCAAGCGCAGTGGTGAGCCGGCCCAGGGCGATTTGAACCTGAACCTGGACCTGGACGGTGGCCCGAGCTTCAACAGCCGCGATGATGATTTCCCGGACGAGGGCAAAGCGTCGAGCCCGGCCGTGGACAAGGATCAACCGCAAGCTGAAGAAGTGTTGGTCATCAGCGTGATCTGCCGTGACGCTGCTGGCTTCAAAGGCCCGGCGCTGTTGCAGAACATTCTGGAAAGCGGTCTGCGGTTCGGCGAGATGGATATTTTCCATCGTCATGAAAGCATGGCGGGCAATGGCGAAGTGCTGTTCTCGATGGCCAATGCGGTCAAGCCAGGTATTTTTGATCTGGACGACATCGACCACTTCAGCACCCCGGCCGTGAGCTTCTTCCTCGGCTTGCCAGGCCCGCGTCATCCGAAGCAGGCGTTCGACGTGATGGTCGCCGCTGCACGCAAACTGTCCCAGGAGCTCAATGGCGAACTCAAGGACGATCAGCGCAGCGTGCTGACCGCCCAGACTATCGAGCACTACCGTCAACGCATCGTTGAATTCGAACGTCGCGCCCTGACCCAGAAGCGTTGA
- a CDS encoding putative zinc-binding metallopeptidase has product MFRYFEQLSARITAPSTHESSRSGKAWHCRCGQSLFFRNSQCLACSAFLGYQPERSRLSSLTPGFAPGTWQLDAEPEARLFRRCANLDTPAACNWLLAVDAPGAQCIACSLNRTIPDLSIPDNLERWRKVEIAKRRLVAQLVSLGLQVIPKSVDESCGLAFDFVGVDLEGRAPITGHANGLITLDIKEADDAHRERVRLQMHEPYRTLLGHFRHEVGHYYWDRLIAKGPWLEPFRGVFGDERASYAEALARHYQEGAPTGWQQSHVSAYATMHPWEDWAETWAHYLHMMDAVDTALGFGMSAREMDFDYQPFPLGTLYDSQHPGGVAFLAFVNAWIELAGMLNELSRSMGQPDFYPFVLPSAVIAKLHFIHLVIQQEGGRVDEVVQAQ; this is encoded by the coding sequence ATGTTTCGCTATTTCGAGCAGCTCAGCGCCCGCATCACCGCGCCTTCTACCCACGAAAGCTCACGCAGCGGCAAGGCGTGGCATTGCCGTTGCGGGCAGTCGCTGTTCTTTCGTAACAGTCAGTGCCTGGCGTGCTCGGCATTCTTGGGTTATCAGCCCGAGCGCAGTCGTTTGTCATCACTCACCCCTGGATTTGCCCCCGGAACCTGGCAGCTCGATGCCGAGCCCGAGGCGAGGCTGTTTCGGCGCTGTGCCAATCTCGATACGCCAGCGGCGTGCAACTGGCTGCTTGCGGTCGATGCGCCGGGTGCGCAGTGCATTGCGTGCAGCCTGAATAGGACCATTCCCGACCTGTCGATCCCCGACAACCTTGAGCGTTGGCGCAAAGTCGAAATTGCCAAGCGTCGTCTGGTCGCGCAATTGGTCAGCCTGGGTTTGCAGGTGATCCCCAAGTCGGTCGATGAAAGCTGCGGCCTGGCGTTTGATTTTGTCGGTGTCGACCTTGAGGGCAGGGCGCCAATCACCGGCCATGCCAATGGACTGATTACCCTGGACATCAAAGAAGCCGATGATGCTCATCGTGAGCGGGTACGCCTGCAAATGCATGAGCCGTATCGAACCTTGCTCGGGCATTTTCGCCATGAGGTGGGGCATTACTATTGGGATCGCCTGATTGCCAAAGGCCCTTGGCTGGAGCCGTTTCGCGGTGTGTTCGGTGACGAGCGCGCCAGTTACGCCGAGGCGCTGGCGCGGCATTACCAGGAGGGTGCGCCAACGGGCTGGCAGCAAAGCCACGTGAGCGCCTACGCGACCATGCATCCTTGGGAGGATTGGGCGGAAACCTGGGCGCATTACCTGCACATGATGGATGCGGTAGATACCGCCCTTGGATTTGGCATGAGCGCACGGGAGATGGATTTCGACTATCAGCCGTTTCCCCTCGGCACGCTCTACGATTCGCAGCATCCCGGTGGCGTTGCGTTTCTTGCGTTCGTGAATGCCTGGATCGAACTGGCCGGCATGCTCAACGAGTTGTCGCGCAGCATGGGTCAGCCGGATTTTTATCCGTTCGTGCTGCCATCAGCCGTGATCGCCAAGCTGCATTTCATTCACCTGGTTATCCAGCAGGAAGGCGGGCGGGTGGATGAGGTCGTCCAGGCACAGTAG
- the smc gene encoding chromosome segregation protein SMC, whose amino-acid sequence MRLKCIKLAGFKSFVDPTTVNFPSNMAAVVGPNGCGKSNIIDAVRWVMGESSAKNLRGESMTDVIFNGSTSRKPVSQASIELVFDNSDGTLIGEYAAYAEISIRRKVTRDSQNTYFLNGTKCRRRDITDIFLGTGLGPRSYSIIEQGMISKLIEAKPEDLRNFIEEAAGISKYKERRRETENRIRRTHENLARLTDLREELERQLERLHRQAQAAEKYQEYKAEERQLKAQLSALRWQALNEQVGQREAIIGNQEISFEALVAEQRNADASIERLRDGHHDLSERFNLVQGRFYSVGGDIARVEQSIQHGQQRLRQLQDDLKEAERARLETESHLGHDRTLLLTLGEELDMLTPEQEVTSAAAEEAAAALEESETTMHGWQEQWDTFNLTAAEPRRQAEVQQSRIQQLETSMERLAERQRRLTEERDLLSADPEDAAILDLSEQLAASEATLEDLQASEEAQVERLEQLRQELQLALQNQQQAQGDLQRLNGRLASLEALQQAALDPGTGTAEWLREQNLAERPRLAEGLKVEAGWELAVETVLGADLQAVLVDDFGGFDLSGFAQGDLRLISPVSDGVRIPGSLLDKVEAQMDLSPWLGQIKPVDSLEQALALRGQLAFGESLISRDGYWVGRHFLRVRRASEAESGVLARGQEIQRLGLEREEREATVETLETTLQNLRAQQRQQDNGREHLRRLLQDEARQQGELKAQLSAGKAKAEQLTLRRTRLDEELGELSEQRALEHEQVGESRLQLQEALDSMALDTEQRELLLAQRDSLRERLDRVRQEARQHKDHAHQLAVRLGSLKAQHDSTRQALERLELQSERLTEKREQLSLNLEEGEAPLEELRLKLEELLDKRMSVDEELRTAQIALEDADRELRDAEKRRSQAEQQSQLIRGQLEQQRMEWQALTVRRKTLQDQLLEDGYDLHGVLATLVAEANEKEAEEELERIAARIQRLGAINLAAIDEYQQQSERKRYLDAQDADLVEALDTLENVIRKIDKETRNRFKDTFDQINGGLQALFPKVFGGGSAYLELTGEDLLDTGVTIMARPPGKKNSTIHLLSGGEKALTALALVFAIFKLNPAPFCMLDEVDAPLDDANVGRYARLVKEMSQTVQFIYITHNKIAMEMADQLMGVTMHEPGCSRLVAVDVEEAMAMVDA is encoded by the coding sequence GTGCGGCTCAAGTGCATCAAACTGGCGGGGTTCAAATCCTTCGTCGACCCGACCACGGTGAACTTCCCCAGTAACATGGCGGCGGTGGTCGGGCCCAATGGTTGCGGCAAGTCGAACATCATCGACGCCGTACGCTGGGTGATGGGCGAGAGTTCGGCAAAAAACCTGCGTGGCGAGTCGATGACCGACGTCATCTTCAACGGCTCCACCAGTCGCAAACCAGTGAGCCAGGCGAGTATCGAGCTGGTGTTCGATAACTCCGACGGCACGTTGATCGGCGAGTACGCTGCCTACGCGGAAATCTCCATTCGTCGAAAAGTCACCCGCGACAGCCAGAACACCTACTTTCTCAACGGCACCAAATGCCGTCGTCGCGACATTACCGACATCTTCCTCGGCACCGGCCTGGGGCCGCGCAGCTACTCGATCATCGAGCAGGGGATGATCTCCAAGCTGATCGAAGCCAAACCCGAAGACCTGCGCAACTTCATCGAAGAAGCGGCGGGGATCTCCAAGTACAAGGAGCGTCGGCGCGAGACTGAAAACCGCATCCGCCGCACCCATGAAAACCTGGCGCGCCTGACCGACCTGCGTGAAGAGCTGGAGCGTCAGCTCGAACGCCTGCACCGCCAGGCCCAGGCCGCCGAGAAGTATCAGGAGTACAAGGCCGAAGAGCGCCAGCTCAAGGCTCAACTGTCGGCATTGCGCTGGCAGGCGTTGAACGAGCAGGTCGGCCAGCGCGAAGCGATCATTGGCAACCAGGAAATCAGCTTCGAAGCGCTGGTGGCCGAGCAGCGCAACGCCGACGCGAGCATCGAACGGCTGCGTGACGGGCATCACGACTTGTCCGAGCGCTTCAACCTGGTGCAAGGACGTTTCTATTCGGTCGGCGGCGACATCGCTCGGGTCGAGCAGAGCATCCAGCACGGCCAGCAGCGGTTGCGCCAATTGCAGGACGACCTGAAAGAAGCCGAGCGGGCACGGCTGGAAACCGAATCCCATTTGGGCCATGACCGCACCTTGCTGCTGACCTTGGGCGAAGAGCTGGACATGCTCACGCCCGAGCAGGAGGTCACCAGCGCCGCTGCCGAAGAAGCCGCCGCCGCCCTGGAAGAATCCGAAACCACCATGCACGGCTGGCAGGAGCAGTGGGACACGTTCAACCTGACCGCCGCCGAGCCGCGCCGTCAGGCGGAGGTGCAGCAGTCGCGCATCCAGCAGTTGGAAACCAGCATGGAGCGTCTGGCTGAGCGTCAGCGTCGCTTGACCGAGGAACGCGACTTGTTGTCGGCGGACCCGGAAGACGCGGCGATCCTCGACCTCAGCGAGCAGCTCGCGGCCAGTGAAGCCACCCTGGAAGATTTGCAGGCGAGTGAAGAGGCCCAGGTCGAGCGGCTTGAGCAATTACGCCAAGAGTTGCAGTTGGCCCTGCAAAACCAGCAGCAGGCCCAGGGCGATTTGCAGCGACTCAATGGCCGCCTGGCTTCGCTGGAAGCCTTGCAGCAAGCAGCGCTGGATCCGGGCACCGGCACCGCCGAGTGGTTGCGCGAGCAGAACCTGGCCGAGCGCCCGCGTCTGGCTGAAGGCTTGAAGGTTGAAGCAGGTTGGGAGCTGGCGGTGGAAACCGTGCTCGGCGCCGACCTGCAAGCGGTGTTGGTGGATGACTTTGGCGGTTTCGATCTGTCCGGGTTTGCCCAGGGCGATCTGCGCCTGATCAGCCCGGTCAGTGACGGCGTGCGGATTCCCGGCAGCCTGCTCGACAAGGTCGAGGCGCAGATGGATCTGTCGCCGTGGCTGGGGCAGATCAAACCGGTAGACAGTCTTGAGCAGGCGTTGGCCTTGCGCGGTCAGTTGGCGTTCGGCGAAAGCCTGATCAGCCGCGACGGTTATTGGGTCGGTCGGCACTTTTTGCGCGTGCGCCGGGCCAGTGAAGCCGAGAGCGGCGTGCTGGCGCGCGGGCAGGAAATCCAGCGTCTGGGGCTTGAGCGCGAAGAGCGCGAAGCGACCGTCGAAACCCTGGAAACCACCTTGCAGAACCTGCGTGCCCAGCAGCGTCAGCAAGATAACGGTCGCGAACATCTGCGCCGTTTGCTGCAAGACGAAGCGCGTCAGCAGGGTGAATTGAAAGCCCAGTTGTCTGCCGGCAAGGCCAAGGCCGAACAACTGACGCTGCGTCGCACCCGTCTCGACGAAGAACTGGGTGAATTGAGCGAGCAGCGTGCGCTGGAACACGAACAGGTCGGCGAATCGCGCCTGCAGTTGCAGGAAGCTCTCGACAGCATGGCGCTCGACACCGAGCAGCGCGAGTTGCTGCTGGCCCAGCGCGACAGCTTGCGCGAGCGCCTGGATCGGGTGCGACAGGAAGCCCGCCAGCATAAAGACCACGCGCACCAATTGGCGGTGCGCCTGGGCTCGCTCAAGGCACAACACGATTCAACCCGTCAGGCGCTGGAACGGCTGGAATTGCAGTCCGAGCGCCTGACCGAAAAACGCGAACAACTGAGCCTCAACCTGGAAGAGGGCGAAGCGCCGCTTGAAGAGTTGCGGCTCAAGCTTGAAGAGTTGCTCGACAAGCGCATGAGCGTTGATGAGGAATTGAGAACTGCACAGATCGCCCTGGAAGATGCTGACCGCGAACTGCGTGACGCCGAGAAGCGTCGCAGTCAGGCCGAACAGCAATCCCAGTTGATTCGTGGCCAGCTCGAACAGCAGCGTATGGAATGGCAAGCCCTGACCGTGCGTCGCAAAACCTTGCAGGACCAGTTGCTCGAAGACGGCTACGATCTGCACGGTGTGCTTGCCACGCTGGTGGCCGAGGCTAATGAAAAAGAAGCCGAAGAAGAACTCGAACGCATTGCGGCACGCATTCAGCGACTGGGCGCGATCAACCTCGCGGCCATCGACGAGTATCAGCAGCAGTCCGAGCGCAAGCGGTATCTGGATGCGCAGGACGCCGACCTGGTAGAGGCCCTCGATACGCTGGAAAACGTTATCCGCAAGATCGACAAGGAAACCCGCAATCGCTTCAAGGACACCTTTGATCAGATCAACGGTGGCTTGCAGGCCTTGTTTCCAAAAGTTTTCGGTGGCGGCAGCGCTTATTTGGAACTGACGGGCGAAGATCTACTCGATACAGGGGTAACGATCATGGCGCGTCCGCCCGGGAAGAAGAACAGCACCATTCATTTGTTGTCCGGTGGCGAAAAAGCCCTGACGGCGTTGGCGCTGGTATTTGCCATCTTCAAGTTGAATCCGGCGCCGTTCTGCATGCTCGACGAAGTTGACGCACCGCTGGATGACGCTAACGTTGGACGTTATGCAAGGCTGGTTAAAGAGATGTCGCAGACGGTGCAGTTCATCTATATCACCCACAACAAGATCGCCATGGAAATGGCTGACCAGTTGATGGGGGTCACGATGCACGAGCCGGGTTGTTCGCGTCTGGTGGCGGTGGATGTCGAGGAGGCGATGGCGATGGTGGACGCCTGA